ATTTAACTGACTCACTCATAGAAAGCACGTCTAAATTAGATTAACTTTTATAAAAGTCCTGGCATCATCCTCCCGACAGTATCAAGCTTGAGGAAAATCTCGCCTGGATTTTAGCGGCTCAACTCCAGGGATCTAGATCAAAATTTAGTTGTAATATGAATTTTAAATTCAAAAAATATTTTGCTATTATTATTTCATGCTAGTATTTAATAGAAAATTACGAACTAACAAAATCAGAATAGCCGCATAAGCACGGCTAACACTTCTTTTGTTTCTTCGTAATGTAGAGACTAGAAAATTCATGTCTCTACTGGCAAAATAAAAGGGTGTATGTCCATCAGACCACACATAAATCCTATGCTGTCTTTATTCCTATAACTCAAAGGCAAGAGAAAAGCAGCACTGAATGTGAAAAACCTGTAATTTATTGGCTCTACGCGGCAGTTCCCCCATTTGGGGAAATCCCAAGACCGGACTGCTTTATCTTTTTTGGAGTAGAACTAACCTGACTTGTAAAGGTGGCTTGAAGTTACACCGTTACAACAGTGACCAAAGAGAAAATAATTTAATTTCCGATGGCCAATGATGGTTAAAAAAGCCGTAAAATTACTGAAATAAATGTCTGTGGCAACTATGACTTATAAACCTATTATGGACAACTGTAATAGAGTCTTCTGTTGCTGACATATCAGCAGGAATTCACCCATCACCCTCGTGTTTTGTTGACCTATGAAGTCCAGTTGCGCTGATTGCTCAATACTAGACACACAAGAAAATTCTGAAATGGCTAAGTCCATGCTACGCTATCAATTTGAAGAGATTAAGGAAAATTAGAGCATAATGACCGAAACTGCAACTGCCCCATTAACCGGAAAAACATTGCTGGCGAAAGTTAAAGAACTTTCCACCTTGCCACGTCGAGAAAGAGCAAAGCAATGTGGTTATTACACCGTTACTAAAAATAGTCAAGTTCGAGTTAACTTAACAGACTTTTATGATGCTTTATTGTCAGCTAGAGGCATTCCCCTCAGCCCAGAAGCACCAAAAGATGGACGTGGCCG
The DNA window shown above is from Anabaena sp. WA102 and carries:
- a CDS encoding AbrB family transcriptional regulator; this translates as MTETATAPLTGKTLLAKVKELSTLPRRERAKQCGYYTVTKNSQVRVNLTDFYDALLSARGIPLSPEAPKDGRGREPTYRVSVHQNGQIVIGATYTKAMNLKPGDEFEIRLGYKHIHLIQLGESDKQLIQSDDADESDAEE